Proteins encoded together in one Mus pahari chromosome 9, PAHARI_EIJ_v1.1, whole genome shotgun sequence window:
- the Ube2n gene encoding ubiquitin-conjugating enzyme E2 N, whose protein sequence is MAGLPRRIIKETQRLLAEPVPGIKAEPDESNARYFHVVIAGPQDSPFEGGTFKLELFLPEEYPMAAPKVRFMTKIYHPNVDKLGRICLDILKDKWSPALQIRTVLLSIQALLSAPNPDDPLANDVAEQWKTNEAQAIETARAWTRLYAMNNI, encoded by the exons GAAACCCAGCGTTTGCTGGCAGAACCAGTTCCTGGCATTAAAGCAGAACCAGATGAGAGCAACGCCCGTTATTTTCATGTGGTCATTGCTGGCCCCCAGGATTCCCCCTTTGAGGGAGGGACTTTTAAACTTGAACTATTCCTTCCAGAAGAATACCCAATGGCAGCACCTAAAGTACGTTTCATGACCAAAATTTATCATCCTAATGTAGACAAGTTGGGAAGAATATGTTTAGATATTTTGAAAG ATAagtggtccccagcactgcagatcCGCACAGTTCTGCTATCAATCCAGGCTTTGTTAAGTGCTCCTAATCCAGACGATCCATTAGCAAATGATGTAGCTGAGCAGTGGAAGACCAACGAAGCCCAAGCCATAGAAACAG CGAGAGCATGGACTAGGCTATATGCCATGAACAATATTTAA